One Vicia villosa cultivar HV-30 ecotype Madison, WI unplaced genomic scaffold, Vvil1.0 ctg.001274F_1_1, whole genome shotgun sequence DNA segment encodes these proteins:
- the LOC131634266 gene encoding uncharacterized protein LOC131634266, which yields MEHNHNAKGKKARARRMLILKENRSKRQKLSPQINDDRHAMINTPTFHTPRQPMSDLTHVFQNIITRTPVDQHYISPNISDAGTEPSLSIHGFRNLRSSHVGSLGTNLYSKFASTSTLNENDTIGVPIITNQNPLPLHEKNVVRAGSSSNRATLLCPPESKTARGRPKNQYGVPNMALNLCRKFPIPTNTQETAMQTHTSNANQQPGASTFHKPGRGRPRKISTTPTHPMNQNIEISNQTINLQQSNATEVCRPSEVVAPYVPGLQVPQNRGSLGADEYTPVSTPTHGPKIRRTPTCPVFTPTANLDFNTDSDNDSDYDPFATYQSEDELFSEDENYDAPFTIHDNAAGHSEEYYDIGSPLIECRYCKAMIWYQERMNKSSHSANPKFMMCCGNGKVELPLLRKPPETLAKLLFDHDSLVSRKFQQQIRVYNMMFAFTSPGAKVDNRFNNGRGPPTLRIQGQTCHRIGSLLPPQGQKPKFAQLYIYDTENEVENRMHGLRNKEDFDPEVVSRLASMLYEFNPHAKSFQMKKQWLNNGETPNLKLRLISNRSTDGRVYNQPTVSEVAALVVGDIDTAEMRDIIMHTKGGRLQRINELHAAYMAYQYPLIFPYGEDGYRPDVAHRDLPVNENSIRNRLTIREWLAFRIQTRLSEAKTLLSSRRLFQQFLVNGYTILESEKLEWLRKNQPKLRVSKYNSLEKEGDQSQAPGISIGKRVVLPSSFVGGRRFMDQLYCDGMAICSKVGFPDLFITFTCNPNWPEIQRVLGPLHLKPQDRPDVISRVFKIKFDQLLSDLIKKGVLGKVLAYMYTIEFQKRGLPHAHILLFLHPSNKYPTPDDIDKIISAEVPDPRRHPRLYNLVKSHMVHGPCGLANLNSPCMKDNKCTKFYPKKFQPTTIVDHEGYPVYRRRNNGHTIEKNGLIFHSGHVVPHNPSLLLKYEAHINMEWCNQSTSIKYLFKYINKGSDRISAIIQGHDKNNVDEIKQYLDCRYISPSEACWRIFSYSIHGRKPAVERLFFHMEGENSVYYKDYEQVGDVLLKPSVTESMFTSWFEANKTYEEARLLTYGDFVSKFVYHKRSRTWKPRKRGYTIGRLIWVPQSTGELFYLRMMLTVTKGPLCYNDIKKVDGKQLKTFRDACFAMDFLQDDREFVEAIKEAHLWGSGPFLRKLFVTMLLSSSMNRPEHVWRKTWMYLSDGILYEQRLFTRNQGLTMSDAELKEMTLMAIETLLQNNNRTLKDFKTMPYPKDFVVSFTGNRLLYDELQYEVVAQKQIFDTLYASLTDEQRSIFEEIMDAVEKQQGGVFFLYGYGGTGKTFMWNTLSAALRSKKKIVLPVASSGIESLVLPGGRTAHSRFKIPVPTLETSICNIEKKDDIAELLKFTDLIIWDEAPMANKFCFESLDKSLKDIMSGPTHASKKIFGGKVFVFGGDFRQILPVIPRGTRYDIIHATINASYIWDHCKVLRLTKNMRLQSGPPTTSADEIRSFSEWILNIGDGTMCEPNDGYADICIPDEFIISNFTDPIQAIVEDTYPDLIHNYLDSNYLQMTENFRSLNWSLKANFLAVYITNLLPGEEREYFSSDSIDRSDVTNFDAYEHVTPEFLNALKTSGLPNHSIRLKVVATIMLMRNLDQSEGLCNGTRLTVTRLAAHVIEAKIISGKNIGNIFYIPRMSLSPSQSPWPFKLVRRQFPIIVSFAMTINKSQGQSLDNVGLYLPKEVFSHGQLYVAISRVKFKKGLRILIHDKEKQPMLSTTNVVFKEVFHNI from the exons ATGGAGCATAATCACAATGCTAAGGGAAAAAAGGCTAGAGCTAGAAGAatgttgattttgaaagaaaatcgGTCTAAACGTCAAAAATTAAGTCCTCAAATTAATGATGACAGGCATGCTATGATTAATACTCCTACCTTCCACACTCCGAGACAACCTATGTCCGACCTTACTCATGTATTCCAAAATATTATTACAAGAACACCAGTTGATCAACATTATATTAGTCCAAATATCAGCGACGCAGGGACAGAACCTAGCCTATCaattcacggttttagaaacctGAGAAGCTCCCACGTTGGCTCATTAGGAACAAATCTTTACTCAAAGTTTGCGTCAACTTCTACACTCAATGAAAATGATACTATTGGTGTTCCAATCATAACTAATCAGAACCCCCTACCGCTTCATGAAAAGAACGTCGTTCGGGCCGGAAGTTCTTCTAATAGAGCCACGTTATT ATGTCCACCGGAATCAAAGACAGCTCGGGGACGGCCTAAAAATCAATATGGAGTTCCAAATATGGCGCTTAACTTGTGCAGAAAGTTTCCTATACCAACGAATACGCAAGAAACTGCCATGCAAACTCATACCTCAAACGCAAACCAACAGCCTGG GGCTTCAACATTCCATAAACCTGGAAGGGGTAGGCCTAGGAAAATATCCACTACTCCTACCCACCCTATGAATCAGAATATAGAGATCTCCAACCAAACAATTAACTTGCAACAGTCTAATGCAACCGAAGTATGCAGGCCAAG CGAAGTCGTTGCACCATATGTCCCTGGGCTTCAAGTACCGCAAAATAGGGGCAGTCTTGGTGCTGACGAGTATACGCCGGTCTCAACACCGACACATGGTCCCAAAATTCGGAGGACGCCAACATGTCCAGTTTTTACACCTACAGCCAATTTGGATTTTAATACCGACTCGGACAATGACAGCGACTATGACCCTTTTGCAA CATATCAATCCGAGGATGAATTATTTTCAGAAGACGAAAATTATGATGCACCTTTCACAATTCATGATAATGCTGCTGGCCACTCTGAAG AATATTACGATATCGGATCCCCTCTTATTGAATGCCGTTATTGTAAGGCGATGATATGGTATCAAGAGAGAATGAATAAAAGTTCTCATTCCGCCAACCCGAAGTTTATGATGTGTTGTGGGAACGGGAAAGTTGAACTCCCACTTCTTAGAAAGCCTCCAGAAACCCTTGCAAAACTTTTGTTTGATCACGATAGTTTGGTTAGCCGCAAGTTCCAACAACAGATCCGAGTATACAACATGATGTTTGCATTCACGTCACCGGGGGCAAAGGTTGACAATCGATTTAACAATGGACGTGGGCCTCCAACACTAAGGATACAAGGTCAAACATGTCACCGAATAGGAAGTTTGTTGCCTCCGCAaggtcaaaaacctaagtttGCTCAGTTATATATTTATGACACCGAAAATGAAGTTGAAAATCGAATGCATGGACTAAG GAACAAAGAAGATTTTGATCCGGAAGTTGTCAGCCGATTAGCAAGCATGCTGTATGAATTCAATCCTCATGCTAAAAGttttcaaatgaaaaaacaatggTTAAATAATGGGGAAACTCCAAATTTAAAGCTGCGGCTCATTTCCAACCGATCCACCGATGGCAGGGTCTATAATCAACCAACTGTGTCTGAAGTGGCTGCTTTGGTTGTTGGTGATATTGACACGGCGGAAATGAGGGATATCATAATGCATACAAAGGGAGGAAGACTTCAAAGAATCAACGAGCTGCATGCCGCTTACATGGCTTACCAGTATCCTTTGATATTTCCTTATGGTGAGGACGGTTATAGACCTGATGTTGCACATAGAGACTTGCCCGTCAACGAAAACAGCATAAGAAATAGGCTCACAATACGCGAATGGCTTGCTTTCCGTATTCAGACAAGGTTATCTGAAGCTAAGACTTTGTTATCTTCGAGAaggttgttccaacaattccTGGTCAATGGTTACACAATATTAGAATCCGAGAAACTAGAATGGCTACGTAAAAATCAACCAAAGCTGCGAGTGTCCAAGTACAACTCTTTGGAGAAAGAGGGCGATCAAAGTCAAGCTCCAGGAATAAGCATAGGTAAACGAGTCGTTTTGCCTTCTTCCTTTGTTGGTGGCCGTAGGTTTATGGATCAATTGTACTGTGATGGGATGGCTATATGCAGTAAAGTTGGATTTCCCGATTTGTTTATTACTTTTACATGTAACCCAAATTGGCCGGAGATTCAAAGAGTTCTCGGACCTCTACATTTGAAGCCTCAAGATCGCCCGGATGTCATTTCAAgagttttcaaaatcaaattcgatCAACTCCTTTCAGATTTAATCAAAAAAGGCGTTCTTGGAAAAGTGCTTGCTT ATATGTACACCATTGAGTTCCAAAAGAGAGGATTACCTCATGCCCATATATTGCTGTTTTTGCATCCTTCAAACAAATATCCAACGCCCGATGACATTGACAAGATCATTAGTGCGGAAGTCCCCGATCCCAGAAGACACCCTCGGCTATACAATTTGGTAAAATCTCACATGGTCCATGGTCCTTGTGGTTTGGCAAATCTCAACTCACCTTGCATGAAGGATAACAAGTGCACCAAATTTTATCCTAAGAAATTTCAGCCTACGACTATAGTGGATCACGAGGGCTATCCGGTTTACAGGAGAAGAAACAACGGACACACAATTGAAAAGAACGGCCTCATCTTTCATAGTGGTCATGTTGTTCCTCACAATCCAAGTTTGCTGTTGAAATACGAAGCCCACATCAACATGGAATGGTGCAACCAAAGTACTTCCATCAAATACCTTTTCAAATACATTAACAAAGGTTCAGATCGTATTTCTGCAATCATACAGGGTCATGACAAAAACAACGTTGACGAGATCAAGCAATATTTGGATTGTCGATACATCTCCCCAAGTGAAGCATGTTGGAGGATCTTTTCTTATTCTATACATGGAAGGAAGCCGGCTGTAGAGAGACTGTTTTTTCATATGGAAGGTGAAAACTCTGTGTACTACAAAGACTACGAGCAAGTTGGTGATGTTTTACTCAAACCAAGTGTAACCGAGTCAATGTTTACATCTTGGTTTGAGGCAAACAAAACTTACGAGGAAGCAAGATTGCTAACTTATGGTGACTTTGTTTCTAAATTTGTTTATCATAAAAGAAGTCGGACTTGGAAGCCAAGGAAAAGAGGATATACCATTGGTCGACTCATTTGGGTTCCACAAAGCACTGGTGAATTGTTTTATTTAAGAATGATGCTCACTGTCACAAAGGGTCCTTTATGCTATAATGACATTAAGAAAGTTGATGGAAAACAACTTAAAACTTTTAGGGACGCATGCTTTGCGATGGATTTTCTACAAGATGATCGAGAATTTGTCGAGGCGATCAAAGAGGCACATCTTTGGGGTTCCGGTCCATTTTTACGTAAGTTATTCGTGACAATGTTGTTATCTTCTTCCATGAACCGACCGGAACATGTATGGAGAAAGACTTGGATGTATTTATCAGATGGCATCCTTTATgagcaacgcttattcacaagaaACCAAG GTCTAACAATGAGCGATGCCGAGCTAAAAGAAATGACACTTATGGCCATTGAGACACTTTTACAAAATAATAATCGGACTCTTAAAGACTTCAAGACAATGCCATATCCAAAAGATTTTGTTGTCTCCTTTACGGGAAATAGACTACTTTACGATGAACTTCAATATGAGGTTGTTGCTCAAAAACAAATTTTTGATACTTTGTATGCTTCTCTTACAG ATGAGCAACGAAGCATTTTTGAGGAAATCATGGATGCTGTAGAAAAGCAACAAGGTGGTGTGTTTTTTTTATATGGCTATGGTGGGACTGGTAAGACCTTTATGTGGAACACTTTATCAGCAGCACTTAGGTCCAAAAAGAAAATTGTCTTGCCGGTTGCTTCAAGTGGAATTGAAAGTTTGGTGTTACCAGGAGGAAGAACAGCCCATTCTAGATTTAAGATTCCCGTTCCTACTTTAGAGACTTCTATTTGCAACATTGAAAAAAAAGATGATATTGCTGAGCTTCTTAAGTTTACGGATTTAATCATCTGGGATGAGGCTCCTATGGCTAACAAGTTTTGCTTCGAATCTTTGGATAAATCCTTAAAAGATATCATGAGTGGTCCCACACATGcatctaaaaaaatatttggaggtAAGGTTTTTGTTTTTGGTGGTGACTTCAGACAAATTCTCCCTGTTATACCAAGAGGTACTAGATATGATATTATCCATGCAACAATTAATGCTTCTTATATTTGGGATCATTGTAAAGTATTGAGACTTACAAAGAACATGAGATTGCAAAGTGGTCCACCTACTACTTCAGCTGATGAGATTAGGAGCTTTTCTGAGTGGATTTTAAATATTGGAGATGGGACCATGTGTGAACCTAATGATGGTTATGCTGATATCTGTATTCCAGATGAGTTCATTATTTCAAATTTTACAGATCCTATTCAGGCCATTGTTGAAGATACCTACCCTGATCTCATTCATAATTATCTTGATTCCAATTATCTTCAAA tgaccgAAAATTTTCGGTCACTGAAttggtcactaaaagcgaattttctagcaGTGTATATCACTAACCTTCTTCCAG GTGAAGAGAGAGAATACTTTAGCAGTGATTCCATTGATAGATCAGATGTTACTAACTTTGATGCATATGAGCATGTGACACCAGAGTTTTTGAATGCTCTTAAAACCTCGGGATTGCCTAACCATTCAATCAGGTTGAAAGTCGTGGCCACTATTATGTTAATGCGCAACCTAGATCAGTCAGAGGGCTTGTGCAACGGCACACGACTAACTGTAACCAGACTTGCTGCCCATGTCATTGAAGCaaagatcatttctggaaaaaatATTGGTAACATCTTTTATATTCCTAGAATGTCTTTATCCCCCTCACAATCTCCATGGCCATTTAAATTGGTGAGACGACAATTTCCAATTATTGTTTCCTTTGCCATGACTATTAACAAGTCACAAGGCCAGTCACTTGACAATGTGGGGTTGTATTTGCCAAAGGAAGTTTTTAGTCATGGGCAGTTGTATGTTGCTATCTCAAGAGTCAAATTTAAAAAGGGTTTGAGGATTCTTATTCATGACAAAGAGAAACAACCTATGCTCTCTACCACCAATGTTGTTTTCAAGGAAGTCTTCCATAACATTTAA